In the Endozoicomonas sp. SCSIO W0465 genome, CGTTAATGTGACCCGTGAAGTGGATGGTGGATTGCAGACATTAAGTCTGAAACTGCCCGCAGTGATCACCACGGATTTGCGTCTTAATGAGCCACGCTATGCATCGCTGCCCAATATTATGAAAGCCAAGCGTAAGCCTCTGGACGTTAAAACACCAGAAGATCTGGGCGTTACAGTGTCATCTACTTTAACCACCATCAAAGTAGAGCCACCTGCAGAACGACAGGCGGGTATCAAGGTGGCCAGCGTGGATGAGCTGGTAGAAAAATTAAAAAATGAGGCGAAGGTGATCTAATGGCCATATTAGTCGTTGCTGATCATGATAACAGCACTCTCGGAGCGGGAACTCTGAATACGGTTGCAGCGGCCACCGCAATCGGAGGAGAGATTCACCTGCTGGTAGCTGGGTCCGGGTGTAGAAAAGTTGCAGAGCAGGCCTCTACAATATCGGGTGTATCAAAAGTATTGCTGGCCGAGAATGTGGCACTGGAAAACCGACTTGCAGAAAATGTAAGCCTGCTGGTTGCTGAACTGGGCAAGGATTATTCTCACATACTGGCATCGACCTCAACAGATGCCAGAAATATGATGCCACGAGTAGCAGCGCTACTGGATGTTGATCAGATATCGGACATCATCCGTGTGGAAAGTGAAGATACTTATGCGCGGCCGATCTATGCCGGCAATGCTATCGCAACGGTTCAGTCCAGCGCAGCAATTAAGGTGATTACCGTTCGAGGCACTGGTTTCGACCCGGTTTCTGCAGAAGGTGGATCTGCAAGTGTAGAAACCGTTGCCAGCAGCCATGATGCCGGAATATCCAGCTTTGTCAGTGAGGAGCTGGCTAAGTCTGACCGTCCTGAACTGGCTGCTGCGGACATTATTGTGTCCGGTGGTCGAGGCATGGGTAATGGAGAAAATTTTGAGTTACTTTACAAAGTAGCCGATAAGCTTGGCGCAGCAGTCGGCGCATCGCGTGCTGCGGTTGATGCAGGCTATGTGCCCAACGACATGCAGGTGGGACAAACCGGCAAGATTGTTGCTCCTAACCTGTATGTTGCCGTTGGCATCTCAGGAGCCATTCAGCATCTGGCTGGAATGAAGGACAGTAAAGTGATTGTTGCTATCAACAAAGATGAAGAAGCGCCTATATTTCAGGTTGCAGACTATGGTTTAGTAGCTGACCTGTTTGAAACTATTCCGGAACTTGAAGGAAAGCTCTAATAAGAAAAGACATATGTCTTTTAATAAAATACCACTTTCATTGAAAGTGGTATTTTTATTAAATAATTAGAGTTTTTCTATCAGTCTTTTGTCTTTTTTTCTTTGGGGGTTTTAAGACTCATCAACTCTGTGCATAATCGATCACAGTAAAACTATAAGAAACGTACCGGAGTAAATTGTGATAAGAGTTCTGGTGGCGGATGATCATGATTTAGTGAGAGCTGGAATCTCACGCATGCTAGCCGACGTTGATGGCGTTGAAATTATTGCCCAGGCTGTCAGTGGTGAAGAGGCCATTAGTCTATATCGGGAATTCACTCCGGATGTTACTTTAATGGATATTAGAATGCCCGGAATTGGCGGGCTCGAAGCAACCAGGAAAATCTGCCAGATCAACCCTCATGCCAAAGTTATTGCCGTAACTGTCTGTATGGATGACCCATTTCCCGCCAAGCTGCTTGAAGCCGGTGCTTCAGGATATGTCACTAAAAGTTCAGGCTCTTGTAGGATTTCAGACTGCTACTGGGTTGAACATTGCTGAAGCCCTTTATCTACAAAGGTTGTCAGCATATTGTCCGGTAATGTTGCTCAATCCTTGTTTTTCGTGACCTACAGTCAGTTTTCACTGTAGAGCAGTTCGTAATCAAAATAGAGCCAAAGTTCAAATATTACTGACATGGTGACAGCAATTCGCACGGTCTTTGCTGGAAAGAAATATATCTCCCCTGAAATTGCTCAGCAGATGGCTTTGAAAGCTATTGAGCCTGATGGCACTTCTCCTTTCAGTCAGCTTTCGCACCGTGAAATGCAGATTGCTCTGATGATCGTCAATTGTGAGAAGGTTCAGACAATATCTGACAAACTCTGTCTAAGCCCGAAAACAGTCAACAGCTACCGTTACCGGATGTTTGAAAAGCTTAGTATCGCCAGTGATGTAGAGCTGACACACCTGGCTATTCGTCACGACCTGGTTGATAGCATATTGTGAAGATATCTTTAGTAGTCTCGCGCTGATTTTCTCATTAGTTATCTGACAGATGACTGGATTGAAAGCTTCGTGGGGGCAGCTGAGCGTTGTCAGCTGCGTAATTTCAGTTACTATTTCCTTGCAGGACAAGATTAAAAAAATACAACCGCACCAAAATCGACAAGTCGGCCTCCTTCTTTTTTGTCCCGATAGCCAGCTTCAATACTCACTGTTGAGTTGATACGGTAACTGACCCTGGGCTCAACATACCA is a window encoding:
- a CDS encoding electron transfer flavoprotein subunit alpha/FixB family protein; amino-acid sequence: MAILVVADHDNSTLGAGTLNTVAAATAIGGEIHLLVAGSGCRKVAEQASTISGVSKVLLAENVALENRLAENVSLLVAELGKDYSHILASTSTDARNMMPRVAALLDVDQISDIIRVESEDTYARPIYAGNAIATVQSSAAIKVITVRGTGFDPVSAEGGSASVETVASSHDAGISSFVSEELAKSDRPELAAADIIVSGGRGMGNGENFELLYKVADKLGAAVGASRAAVDAGYVPNDMQVGQTGKIVAPNLYVAVGISGAIQHLAGMKDSKVIVAINKDEEAPIFQVADYGLVADLFETIPELEGKL
- a CDS encoding response regulator, which codes for MIRVLVADDHDLVRAGISRMLADVDGVEIIAQAVSGEEAISLYREFTPDVTLMDIRMPGIGGLEATRKICQINPHAKVIAVTVCMDDPFPAKLLEAGASGYVTKSSGSCRISDCYWVEHC